In Deltaproteobacteria bacterium, a genomic segment contains:
- a CDS encoding Ig-like domain-containing protein — protein sequence SYTSDFNAPIAGSVSHHFKPDKAGVYTFEVSATDRAGNMSNRVIEVRAIESGSGAGGVDGPPVVSRIIPANDAQEVLINNPVEVFFNEAVDFVRDLSFKLVDSATGYEVPAFVYTTIYETPEGRISTKAVLQPKNNLAYGRKYDVILTKDIKDIFVDANVSDGGVPLSLASRVKGASEYKTSFTTIAPRIGALIDDRFTGGSTGDVAVYEHGSGNIYTYVTANENGWYVINVTSPTNPVVVHHHRANNGFSFRGVAVDNGIMAMTDTVNIYGGGQYGYVRFYDLRDNPELPTYIGQERLAEDWSGIPWRVAINGNLAYVATVMVGIQVVDIEMAENYSKETRGQALVGNLAIPGLGYGNPSDLAIIKGGKMLVTTTTGRLVIADINQLVPQVLSVTGNRTEVYSAFRVDAATEFSFYDTRLGESNLKSIIDIAVTNSFQGEINTVDISDPYNPVILGTAVDSAGVVLDILARDVKVSKTSGMAFVASSDAIYIIDIKDPINPKLVYKSLQTMTSADDESKLFFATGIIEKDGTIYVADRQAGLKVLNTRKLLLKQSCDENNFFACNEFYPALAYVSNGVESGKKRIILEAKNSDNQLINDGKTYARLRKIEPETAGVRLKGKAGARCPEGTPVFKMCALFEKGHAEFHLTVDKAFPWDTEELTMTFDIYNTESDGKALEEDASENKRTTVELKVRTNANVNLQEVLDGTAVYTFEKYGTNDLPLDDLHKGKTTGNEPKEQGFDYVQMMLNYIIPPLKTPVREANLKDSLNISGWYGGQAFRTIKAIINTTADGFDGTLVDSKISHRHDQAGYKSSFEKINKEYNYYDYTLKANTLDEAKVIDKELLVGFDLHTSEIHPINDEDIGIYELFQNEDWDRDGISNFVEVENSKLVTLTLTGTTTTAIEVTGEETTTDDKNYDAATIHYNVTDGHIVFDPLTETSVDTTIQSLLNTTRRGTVGRGEMLKSDSTGINDGEYAFSKRIDGIRIPSANKGYYYRRGGDFNDTDNYALRKTIEKLERIGKKWAEMHPDLAPMNAKVFSPTGDSNALKPATSGVSCTDGNVANYGNPPSDIYEYNDPVSGGTRFGVGDFSRPGGGFFYSYTPNIITSSGTFNFGTITNPVIIRPDHKSHEAGVDIDVRYVRRKACGEGGIDFTKASRKAYDRELTFQLMTLFAEEGAVAFYVDVNGRAKIFNKVDPDDEDKQKPKAEKYVAFNNYTVLVDRVDEHHHHFHVKFPDPYEPLQQPTAFKALDYTQDPVIDYGSEATLNNGETVTIESDVIRDNHGWGLFQKDASRTYANFRVYVRSESGNAIGTMVNTECSKVNDYRLCKIDNNESKIKFTYTTHSTITEPVTITIKSRDGSYEYGKMKIIIATEP from the coding sequence TAGCTACACGTCAGATTTTAACGCACCCATTGCAGGAAGTGTAAGTCATCACTTTAAACCGGATAAAGCAGGGGTTTATACCTTTGAGGTAAGTGCAACGGATAGAGCAGGAAACATGAGCAATAGAGTAATCGAAGTTCGTGCCATTGAAAGTGGAAGCGGCGCCGGAGGCGTAGACGGCCCTCCCGTAGTTTCCAGGATTATTCCTGCAAACGATGCTCAGGAAGTATTGATTAATAATCCTGTTGAGGTATTCTTTAATGAGGCAGTAGATTTCGTAAGGGATTTATCTTTTAAACTGGTTGATTCGGCAACAGGGTATGAGGTACCGGCTTTTGTTTATACGACAATTTATGAGACGCCGGAAGGCCGCATCAGTACGAAGGCCGTTCTTCAACCGAAGAATAATCTTGCCTATGGCAGAAAGTACGATGTTATTCTAACGAAGGACATTAAGGATATTTTTGTGGATGCAAATGTAAGTGACGGTGGCGTCCCCTTATCGCTGGCATCCAGGGTAAAAGGAGCAAGTGAGTATAAAACTTCTTTTACAACCATCGCACCCAGGATAGGCGCCCTTATTGATGACAGGTTCACCGGTGGGTCAACGGGTGATGTGGCGGTTTATGAACACGGCAGTGGAAATATCTACACCTATGTAACGGCCAATGAAAATGGCTGGTATGTGATAAATGTTACTTCTCCCACAAATCCTGTTGTCGTTCACCATCACCGGGCCAATAACGGATTCTCCTTCAGAGGCGTTGCTGTTGATAACGGTATTATGGCCATGACGGACACGGTTAATATTTACGGTGGCGGGCAATACGGTTATGTCCGTTTTTATGACCTCCGTGATAATCCCGAATTGCCGACATATATCGGTCAGGAAAGACTGGCCGAAGACTGGTCGGGCATACCTTGGCGCGTCGCCATAAACGGGAATCTGGCCTATGTGGCAACTGTCATGGTGGGCATTCAGGTGGTTGATATTGAAATGGCGGAAAATTACAGTAAGGAAACAAGAGGCCAGGCCCTTGTGGGTAATCTCGCTATACCGGGCCTGGGCTATGGAAATCCCTCCGATCTCGCTATTATCAAAGGCGGCAAGATGCTGGTAACGACAACGACGGGCAGGCTTGTTATTGCTGATATTAATCAATTAGTTCCACAGGTTCTTAGTGTGACAGGCAACAGGACGGAAGTTTACAGCGCCTTCAGGGTTGATGCTGCCACAGAATTCAGCTTTTACGATACGCGGCTTGGTGAAAGTAATCTAAAAAGTATCATTGATATCGCTGTAACAAACAGCTTCCAGGGCGAGATCAATACCGTTGATATCAGTGATCCTTATAACCCTGTAATACTTGGCACTGCGGTAGACTCAGCAGGCGTTGTACTGGATATTCTTGCCAGAGATGTTAAGGTATCGAAAACGTCCGGCATGGCCTTTGTCGCCTCCAGTGATGCAATTTATATTATCGATATAAAAGACCCCATCAATCCCAAACTTGTTTACAAAAGCTTGCAGACTATGACCAGTGCAGATGATGAATCTAAATTATTTTTTGCAACAGGCATTATAGAAAAAGATGGCACAATTTACGTGGCCGACAGGCAGGCGGGGCTTAAAGTACTCAATACGAGAAAGCTGCTGCTTAAGCAATCCTGTGATGAAAATAACTTTTTTGCCTGCAATGAATTTTATCCTGCCCTTGCCTACGTAAGTAACGGCGTTGAAAGCGGAAAGAAGCGGATTATTCTTGAAGCTAAAAATAGCGACAATCAACTGATTAATGACGGAAAAACCTATGCACGGCTTCGCAAGATTGAACCGGAAACGGCTGGTGTGCGGCTTAAAGGAAAGGCTGGTGCGCGCTGTCCTGAAGGAACTCCTGTTTTCAAAATGTGTGCGCTATTTGAAAAAGGTCATGCCGAATTTCACCTGACAGTGGACAAGGCATTTCCATGGGACACGGAAGAGTTAACCATGACATTTGATATCTATAATACAGAAAGTGACGGAAAAGCACTGGAAGAAGATGCAAGTGAAAATAAAAGGACCACTGTAGAATTGAAAGTACGTACCAATGCCAATGTAAACCTGCAGGAAGTGCTGGACGGAACGGCGGTTTATACTTTTGAAAAGTATGGTACTAATGATTTACCTTTAGATGATCTCCACAAAGGCAAGACAACAGGTAATGAGCCAAAGGAACAAGGCTTTGATTATGTGCAGATGATGTTAAACTATATTATACCGCCGTTAAAAACGCCTGTCAGAGAGGCGAACCTTAAAGATAGTTTGAACATTAGTGGATGGTATGGTGGACAGGCATTCCGTACAATTAAAGCAATTATTAATACAACAGCCGATGGTTTTGATGGAACACTCGTTGATTCAAAGATTTCCCATCGCCATGATCAGGCGGGGTATAAAAGTAGTTTTGAGAAAATTAATAAAGAGTATAATTACTATGATTATACCTTGAAAGCAAATACCCTTGATGAAGCAAAGGTTATTGATAAAGAACTGCTTGTCGGTTTTGACCTTCATACTAGCGAAATTCATCCCATAAATGATGAGGATATAGGTATTTATGAGCTTTTTCAGAATGAAGATTGGGACAGAGATGGTATTAGTAATTTTGTTGAAGTAGAAAATAGTAAATTGGTGACTTTAACTTTGACAGGGACTACAACAACTGCTATAGAAGTAACAGGGGAAGAGACAACAACAGATGACAAGAATTATGATGCCGCTACAATTCATTACAATGTGACCGATGGTCATATCGTTTTTGATCCACTCACTGAAACAAGTGTAGATACAACCATACAGTCTCTACTCAATACAACAAGGCGGGGTACTGTTGGTCGTGGTGAAATGCTTAAAAGTGATTCTACCGGCATCAATGATGGGGAATATGCCTTTTCCAAGCGAATTGACGGTATAAGAATACCCTCTGCCAATAAAGGTTATTATTACAGAAGAGGTGGTGATTTTAATGATACTGATAACTATGCCTTAAGAAAAACGATAGAGAAGCTTGAGCGGATAGGCAAGAAATGGGCTGAAATGCACCCTGATTTAGCACCAATGAATGCGAAAGTATTTTCTCCAACTGGTGACAGTAATGCGTTGAAGCCTGCTACCTCCGGGGTGTCGTGCACAGATGGTAATGTAGCAAATTATGGTAACCCACCGTCAGACATATATGAGTATAATGATCCTGTTTCTGGTGGAACCAGGTTTGGCGTTGGTGATTTCAGCCGACCGGGAGGAGGTTTCTTCTATAGTTATACTCCAAACATCATTACATCTAGTGGCACTTTTAATTTTGGAACCATAACGAATCCTGTTATTATCAGGCCGGATCATAAATCACATGAAGCGGGTGTTGATATTGATGTAAGGTACGTTAGAAGAAAGGCATGTGGTGAAGGTGGTATTGATTTTACGAAAGCTAGTCGGAAGGCTTATGATAGGGAATTGACGTTTCAATTGATGACACTTTTTGCTGAGGAAGGTGCAGTAGCTTTCTATGTAGATGTCAATGGGAGAGCAAAAATATTTAATAAAGTAGATCCTGATGATGAAGATAAGCAAAAACCAAAAGCTGAGAAGTATGTAGCTTTTAATAATTATACTGTTTTAGTGGATAGAGTAGATGAACATCATCACCATTTTCATGTAAAGTTTCCTGATCCTTATGAACCTCTTCAGCAGCCTACGGCATTCAAGGCCTTAGATTACACACAAGACCCGGTAATTGACTATGGAAGCGAGGCTACGCTTAATAACGGAGAGACTGTGACCATTGAGTCGGATGTTATAAGGGATAATCATGGCTGGGGCCTCTTCCAAAAGGACGCAAGCAGAACCTATGCAAATTTCAGAGTTTATGTGAGGAGTGAATCAGGGAATGCTATTGGTACAATGGTTAATACCGAATGCAGCAAAGTAAATGATTATAGATTATGCAAGATAGATAATAATGAAAGTAAAATAAAATTTACCTATACTACACATAGTACTATCACAGAGCCAGTTACAATAACGATTAAATCACGTGATGGTTCATATGAATATGGTAAAATGAAAATAATAATCGCAACAGAACCATAA